The genomic region ATGCTGATCGTCCAATATATCTACGAGGTCGGTTTCGCCGTGCAGCCTCGCAATTTCGGTCTTGCGGCCGCGGCCTCGCTGCTGCTCGGCGTCGTGCTCTTGATCTTCACCGGCCTGCAGCTGCGCCTGTCGAGGAATTCGCAACATGGCTGACGTTGCCCTGTCCAAACCCGGAGCTCCCATGCGCGGCTTGCTCTTTGCCCGGCGCGGGCGCAACAGGCTCGACGTTACCGATTGGCTCACCTATGGCTTCCTCGTCCTTGGACTGCTCATCATGTTCACGCCGGTTGCCTGGGTGGTCCTGTCTTCTTTCAAAACGCAAGCCAATCTGCAGGAATTTCCCCCGAGCCTTCTGCCCTATTCCAGCGAAACAGCCGCGGTTGAAGGTTTCGAGCAGCCGCTGCCGCTCTTCGACGTAACCTTGAAGGACGGCACGAAGGCGCGGCTTGCGCAGATCCGCCGTGTTGGCAGGAATGCGCAGATGATCAATCCCGACAACCCTGGTGCCGGCCGTGTCACCGTTGCCGTGACCGATGCGGTCCCCGTCCGCAAGGTGCGGCTTGCGACCGAAAACTACAGCAACCTGGTCGCAAGTTCCGGCCAGGCGATGGGCCGCTATGTCTATAACAGCCTGTTCATCACCACTGTTGCGACCATTATCACGCTGGTGATGAATTCCATGGCTGCCTTTGCGCTTTCGAAGTACCGTTTCGCAGGCAGCAGCGTCGCCTTGATCTCGATCCTGTCGACGCTGATGATCCCGGCCACCGTGGTTCTCGTGCCGACTTACCTCATCGTTGCCGAACTCGGCCTTGTCGGAAATCTCTGGGGTGTCATCCTGCCGACCGTCGCGACGCCGACCGGCGTCTTCCTGCTACGCCAATACATGCTGACGATCCCTGACGAACTGATCGAGGCAGCGCGCATGGATCATGCGAGCGAGTGGCGCATCTTCTGGAGGATCGTCCTGCCGCTTTCCAGCCCGGCGCTTGCCGTTGTGGCGATCTTTTCGATCCTGTCGCGCTGGAACGACTTCCTGCTGCCCTTGATCGTGCTCAATCGCCGCGAGGTCTATACGCTGCAGCTGGCGCTTAACTCTTTCCAGAGCGAGTTCGAAGTCCGTTACGATCTGATGCTCGCCATGACGACCCTGACGGCGCTGCCGCTTGCCTGCGCCTTCATCTTTCTGCAGCGCTACATCACCACCGGCATCGCATCCACGGGCATCAAGTGAGTTTCGTTCATGGCAAACCTCGTACTGGAAAATGTCAACAAATCCTTCGGCACGCTGCAGGTGATCCCCGATATCAATCTCGATATTGCGGACGGCGAATTCGTCGTCTTCGTCGGCCCGTCCGGCTGTGGAAAGTCGACGCTGCTTAGAATGATTGCTGGGCTCGAAGAGGCAACGGGCGGCGACATCCGCATTAACGGCGAAAGCGTCATCGACACGCCGGCGGCCGATCGCGGCGTCGCCATGGTCTTCCAGTCCTACGCTCTTTATCCCCACATGACCGTTCGCCAGAACCTGAGCTTCGGACTTGAGAATATCCGGATGCCGAAAGACGAGATCGACCGCCGCGTTGAAGCAGCCGGCAAGCTTTTGCAGATCGACACGCTGCTCGACCGGCGCCCCCGCCAGCTGTCCGGCGGTCAGCGCCAGCGCGTCGCAATCGGTCGCGCCATCACCCGCGATCCGAAGATATTCCTCTTCGACGAGCCGCTTTCCAACCTCGATGCGGAACTGCGGGTGCTGATGCGCGTCGAGATTACAAAGCTGCACGAGCGGCTCGGCAATACGATGATCTATGTGACGCATGACCAGATCGAGGCGATGACAATGGCAGATAAGATCGTTGTCCTTCGCAAGGGCGTCATCGAGCAGGTCGGTGCGCCGCTTGATCTTTATAATCGCCCGCACAACACTTTCGTTGCCGGCTTCATCGGCTCGCCGCGCATGAACCTCATCGAAGGGACAATCGGCACTTCGACCAACGGGACGCTCGCCTTCGAGTGCGCCGGATTGCCGGCGTTGGAATTGCCCCTTGAAGTCGGGCTTGCAGCCGGACGGAAAGCAACACTCGGTGTGCGGCCCGAAGATTTCCTGGTTGGTGAAAGCGGCTGGCCAGCCGAGGTCGCCGTTGCCGAACAGCACGGCGCCAACAGCTATCTGCATTGCACCCTTCCAAACGGCGAGCCAATCCTGGTGCACCAGCAAGGCCAGAGCCGGGTCGCGCGCGGCGATATCCTCAACATCGCACCCCGTTCGGGCCATTGGCATCTGTTCGATGAAACCGGCCTGCGGATCAAAACCGACTGATCCTGCCGGGACAATCCTTCGACTGAACGCTCAATGTCCGTCCGGTGGAACGGCATCCGGCGTGATCGTGTCCCTGAGGTTTTTCCGGTGGAAGATGAAAAGCCCTGCAACGACGATGATCGCGGCGCCGATGAGGATCTGCATGTCGGGTACGTCATCGAAAAAGATCATGCCAAGCACGATCGCCCATATGAGCAGCGTGTATTGCAGCGGCGCCAGCAGCGATGCGGGCGCAAGCTTCAGCGATCGGGTAATCAGCAGGTGGGCGCAGGAGGCGACGACGCCCAGAAGCAGCATGCCTGAGTAGTCGAGAAGTGTCGCCTGACGCCAATGGCCGATACTGAGAATGATTCCGGCAATGAGAGCTGCGATCGTCTGCCAGGTGACGAGCGTGGTGTCGCTTGTCGCGCGCAAGGAGCGGCTCATCACCAGCGTCACCGCGAAGGCGAGACTGCCCGTCAGACCGAAAAGAGATGGCAGGGACAACATCGCAGATGATGGACGCAGCGCTACGACGACACCGGCAAAGCCGATGAAAACCGCAAGCCAGCGGCGCCAACCGATCTTCTCGCCGAGGAAAAAGTGCGAAAGCGCGGCGACATAGATCGGCCCCGCCATATAAAAGGTCATGACATCGGCAAGCGGCAGGTAGGCGACGGCCGCATAAAACAGGCTGACATCGCAGGTCGTCATGATGACGCGCATCACCTGCTGCCCCTTATGCTCGACATTGAAGAGCTGCCGCGTCCCTTGCCGGATGATCATCGGACCGAGCACGATGAAGGCGCCGACCGAGCGGATCACCAGCACCTGGCCGACGGCGAAACTCGCAACCAGCCATTTGCCCATCGCATCGTTGAGCGCAAAGAGAAAATCGCCGAGCAGCATCAACAAGACGCCCGTCAGGATCACGTTCGAACTGACGGCGACGGCACTGCGTTTCATGCTGAGATTCCTTGATACGACACCGCGAGGCAGCCAGGCGCGGCTTCCGCTTTAACGGCGCCGATGTCAAGGTCAGGGTGAAGCTTAAAGCGTATCAGCGGCGCGATTCAAGCGCCATGCGAACGGCAAGTCCTCCAAGGACGGTTGCCATCAGCATGCGCTGCGCCCGCATAAAGACCGGCCGTTCGCCGAGAAAAAGCGCGATGGACCCCGCAAAGAGGGCAATGAGTGCGTTGACGCTGACGCTGATCGCGATCTGCGTAAAGCCGAACGCGATCGATTGCACAAAGACGCTGCCGACCTGCGGGTTCACGAATTGCGGCAGCAGTGAGAGATAAAGCATGGCGATCTTCGGGTTGAGCAAGCTGGTGACGAAGCCCATGGCGAAGAGCTTGCGATTGGTATCGCGCGGAAGGTCGCGAACGTGAAAGGCCGAGCGGCCGCCGGGCTTTAATGCATTCCAGGCAAGCCAGGCAAGATAGGCGGCGCCTGCCAACCGAAGCGCATCATAAGCGAGTGGCACGGCGAAGACCAATGCGGTAATCCCGAGCGCTGCCGACAGCATGTAGACGACGAAACCGAGTGCCACACCGCCAAGCGAGATCAATCCGGCCGCCTGTCCCTGGCATATCGAGCGCGATACGAGATAGATCATGTTCGGCCCGGGCGTCAGCACCATGCCGAGAGCGATAAGGGCAAAGGCAAGCAGACTTGCAAGTTCGGGCATGACGGATCTCCGGCTCGATCGCCTAGTGATGAAGGAGCCCCTGGCACGCCGCAAGAGTGGAATTGTACGGATGACAATTTTGAAGCCGCGGCAACTGCCGCCCACGGCGCAGCCCTTGTCAGAGCGGAGTTTTCATCGACCGGATCAAGCGCAAGCTGCGTCGGACTGCAGTTGCGGCGGCACCGAGAAGCACGATCCAAAGCCCGAGCCAAAGGACATGGTTATGCAGATCCCAGTAAGGTTCGCCGATCGAAACGACAGCAGCCACGGTGACGACCGCCATGCGGTGCTGCTTGGCCATCGGGCCTGAAAAATCACTGCCGTGGCCCGTGGCCCGGCCAAGCTCGCGCACATAGGCGGTCAGAACTGCGAATGCTGCAGCCGCCCAGCCAAGGCCGGGATGGCCGATGCCAAGACCGATGCCGGCAAAAATCAGCATGTCGGCGGCGCGATCTGGAAATTCGTTCCAGAACGGCCCGTCGGCTTCTGCCTTGCCCCCTTCGACTGCCACCATGCCGTCAAAGAGATTGCACAGAAGCCTCACCTGGCAAAAAAACGCCGCAAGAGCGAGAAGGACCATGCGCGAATAGCTAGCGTCGCGTCCGGCGACGAAGAACAGGAGACCGGCGATGAAGGCGGCGGCGATGCTTGCCTGCGATATCTGGTTCGGCGTGACGGATCTCGCCGCGATCTTCTGCGCGATCGCCTTTGCCCACCAGCTGTTCCGGCTGTTCAACGGCCGGCGATCTTCAGTGTCCGTCATCACTTACCTTTTCCGGTCAAAAGAGAATAGTTGTAAATCGCCGCATAGCTTGTGGAGACGGCAAGCGGCACCGCAACGGTCCTAAATATTTCGGGTGTTGCGGCGAGTGCGTGGATGGCGATGAGAATGCTTGCAGAACCGAGGCAGGCGATGAGAGGCGGCGCAACGAATGCGGCAGAGCCTTTGAAGCGCTTCGAAAATCGTTCGACCGCCGATTTCAAGTACAAAGTGAGGCAGGCAGACAGCGCGCCCTGAACGACGCCGGCAAGCAGCATGCGCGGCAGCGGATGGACGCGATTGGCAAACAGCGCCCAGCCTCCCATGGCGAGAAAGGCGAAGGTCACATGAACGGTGCTGCTGCGTCCAAGCCGTGCGACCCAACCACTCATGTCAGCGACCACCAGTAGCGGACAAGATGAAAGAAGATCGGCGCCGAAAACACCACGGAATCGAGCCGGTCGATCAATCCGCCGTGACCCTCGATGAGATTGCCCCAATCCTTCACGCCTCGGTCGCGCTTGATAGCCGACATCACCAGACCGCCGAAGAAACCCATTAGCGTGATGACCAGAGAAAGCAGGCCCGCCTGCAAGGGCGTAAACGGTGTGATCCACCAGAGCGACGCCCCGATCAAAGTCGCACTGGCGACACCGCCCGCAAAGCCCTCAACGGTTTTCGACGGCGAGAGTTTCGGGGCAATCTTCGTTCGCCCGAAAAGCTTGCCCCAGACATACTGCAAGACGTCGCTGAGCTGCACGACGATGACCAAAAATGCGATGAGAAGAACGTTGCGCTCCTCATAGCCGGGGATGTTCAAGGTCAGCAGCGCCGGCACGTGCGAAGCGCAGAAGACGCAGATCATCAGGGCCCATTGCACTTCGGCAATGCGGATGAGGAACCGTTCGGTATCGCCCCGTAGCACCGAAATGATCGGCATCAGCAAAAACGCGTAAACCGGTACGAAGATCGAGTAGATCCCGTACTCTTCAGCCCACAGCAAATAATACTGAATGGGGAGCACCACGAAGAAGGCCGAGGCAAGCGCCCAGTGATCGGCCCGCTTCGTGTTTGTCAGCGTGATGAATTCGCGAAGTGCCGCAAAGGAGCAGAAGGCGAAAAGAATGATGACACCGGCGCGACCCGCCAGAAACGCGACGCCGATGAAGATCACCATGATCCACCAGGCCTTGATGCGTGCATTCAGGTTCTCGACGGCGCTATTGGAGCCATCCGGCGAAAGACGCCGATGCAGGACATAGCCAACCAGCGAGGCAAAGATCAGCACGGCGAAAATGCCGAGCACGAGCGTAATAAGATCGGACCGCGCGTCGTTCATTCACTGCCGCCTGAATGTCTTGGAGAAAGGGAAATCAAGGCGGCCCTCGCCCTTGCCAGGAAGCCGTCCTTGGTCTCGCCGGGTTCAAGCCGTATCGGGCTGCCGAAGGTTACCGTGCAGATCAGGGGAATTGGCACGATCTCGCCTTTTGGCATGACGCGATTGAGATTGTTGATCCAGACCGGCACCAGATCGATCCCCGGGCGAGCTGCGGCAAGATGGAAGAGGCCGCTCTTGAAGGGCAAAAGCGGCTCGTCGGTCTGGTTGCGCGTGCCCTCCGGAAACAGGATCAGCGACGAGCCGGCATCGATTGCCGCCGCCATCTGCTCGACCGGATCCTGCGTGCGCCTTTCACGGTCGCGCTCGATCAGCACGGCATTGAACACTTCGCGGCCAATGAACGTGGTAAGCGGCGATCTCAGCCAGTAGTCTGCGCCGGCCACAGGCCTTGCTTGCCCGCGCAGACGCGGCGGCAGGACCGTCCAGATCAGAATGAAATCGCCGTGGCTCGAATGGTTGGCAAAATAGACGCAGCGCCGGGGTGGCAAACCGTCATTCGCCCAGATCGCCCGCACAGCCGTGATCGCGCGGGCAAACAGCACGATAGCGATCGCGACAGGCTTTGCGATCAGGCCTTCCATCTGCTTCATCGAGCTCACTTCCCGCATTCAGGATTGCAGGAACGTAGCTGCGTTTTGGACAAATCGGAAGACGGTTGGAAAGCCGGATAAAGATTTCCACATGCAGCGGGCGGATTACGCCGTCGGCTCTTCACCTTCTACAGGTTCCGGCGAGAGGAGGATCTTGTCGACGCGGCGGCCGTCAAGATCGATGACCTCGAAGCGCCAGCCATCCTTCACGAAGCTTTCGCCGAGATCCGGCAGGTGTTTCAACTCTTCCAGCACAAGGCCGGCGACGGTCTGGAATTCAATGTCATCCGCCAGCTTGAAGTTCATGAATTCGGCGAACTCGTCGATCGGCGTCCAGCCGGAAACAAGATAGGAGCCGTCGCCGCGGCGAACGATTGCCTGCTCGTCAGTAGGTCCCTCCTGCAGTGCGCCCATGATCGCTTCCATGATGTCGCCGGAAGAGACAATGCCCTCGAAGTGGCCATATTCGTCGTAGACGAGCACCATGTGGACCGGTGATTTGCGGATTGCCTGGATGACATGCGTTGCCGTCGAAAGGTCTGAGATCACCGGAACTTCATGGGCAAGCGACTGGATGTCTGCATGGCCATGCGCATCGAGTGCATCGTAAAAGTCCTTCACGAAGAGCACGCCAAGCACCTCGTCAGAACTGTTACGGCGCACAGGCAGGCGCGAGCGGCGGGTTTGGTGCAGCTGCTTGCGAATGTCTTCGATGCTGTCTTCGATGTCTACGACTTCGACGTCGCGGCGAGGAGTCATCAAGGCTCTCGCCGTGCGGTCGGCAAGGCGCATGACGCCGGATATCATCGCCGATTCCTCGCTCTCGATCACGCCGGCACTCTGCGCCTCGGCGAGCACCGTCTTGATCTCTTCGTCGGTGACGCCCTCGCTGCCCTTTCCTGACTGACCAAGAAGCGTAAGCACAAGCTTGCCGGACGCGTCGAGAAGCCAGACGAGCGGCAAGGCAAGCTTGGAAAGCAGGGCCATGGCCGGAGCAACTTTGCTTGCCACCACTTCAGGTTCGCGAAGCGCAATCTGCTTCGGAACCAGTTCGCCGATTATCAGCGAAAGATAGGTAATGGCAACGACCACCGTGCCGACGCCAAGCGCATCGGAGACGGCGGGGGAAGCGCCCTGTGCGCTAAGCCAGGCCGAAAGACGGCCGCCCAGCGTTGCGCCTGAAAAGGCACCCGAGAGAACGCCGACGAGTGTAATCCCAATCTGAACGGTTGAGAGAAAGCGGCCGGGATGTTCGGCAAGTTTGATGGCTTGGGCAGCCCCGCCGCTCCCATGATCGGCCAGGACCCTCAGACGGGCGGGACGTGATGAAACGACGGCAAGTTCGGACATTGCGAGCACACCGTTCAAGATAGTGAGCAGCACAACGATTATGATTTCCAGAAACAAAAGAAGCCTTTGAGATTGACAGCGATGCCTCAAAATAGGGCCAAAGCGCCGACAATGAAAGCAAGGCTTGCATTTGCTTCGGCGATTTTTGCTCGGCGCTTTTGAATGATTGGGCGCTGACGCCCTCACTGTGCCGAAGCCGGTGAGACCCGCCATATCGTGTTGCCGACGTCATCGGCAACAAGCAACGCACCCTTGATGTCGATCGCGACGCCGACAGGTCGGCCGAAGGCCTTGTCGTCCGCCCCGACAAAACCCGTCAGGACATCGCGCGGCGGGCCGGAGGGCTTGCCATCGACGAAAGGCACGAAGATCACCTTGTAGCCGCTGCGCGGCTTGCGGTTCCAGGAGCCGTGCTGGCCGACGAAGGCACCGCCGACATAATCCGGACCAAACAGGTTGCTCGTGTTGAAGGTCAGGCCAAGCGAGGCGGTATGCGGACCAAGGGCATAATCGGGGACGATGGCGCTCGCAACCATTTCAGGGTTTTGCGGCTTTGCCCGGCTATCGATATGCTGGCCGAAATAGCTGTAGGGCCAGCCATAAAAGCCGCCTTCCTTCACCGAGGTCATATAGTCGGGAACGAGATCGCTGCCGAGCTCGTCGCGTTCGTTGACGGCCACCCAAAGTGCGCCCGTCCGCGGCTGCCAGGCAAGACCATTTGGATTGCGCAAGCCGCTTGCGAAGACGCGAACACCCTTTGTGGCAAGATCGATTTCGAGGATCGAGGCACGGTTTTTTTCCGCATCCATCCCGTTTTCCCCGACATTGCTGTTGGAGCCCACGGTGGCATAGAGCTTGGTGCCGTCAGGGCTCGCGATCAGGTCTTTCGTCCAGTGCTGATTGATCGGGCCTGCTGGTAGATCGGCAATTTTTGCGCCCGGCGCGGTGATCACCGTTTCACCTTGCTTATAGGGAAAAGCCATGACCGCATCGGTATTGGCGACGTAGAGCGTATCCTTGGAATATGCCATGCCGAAGGGCGAATTGAGATCCTTCAGGAAGACGGTGCTGGTCTCGGCTGCACCGTCCTTGTCGGCATCGCGCAGCAGGGTGATGCGGTTTGCACTTTTGACCTCGGCGCCGGCCCGCCTCATGAGCACACCTTCGAACCAGCCGCGGATGCTGAACCCGGCGTCTTCACCTTTTGGCGGCTTGTTGCTTTCGGCAACAAGGACATCGCCGTTCGGCAGGACATGGATCCAGCGCGGGTGGTCGAGGCCCCTTGCAAAAGCTTCCACCTTCAACCCCTCTGCGGCTTTTGGTGTGGCTCCTTCTGGCCAGCTGGCCGCTTCCGCGACATTGACTGTCGGGATCAACGTCGGGTTCGGCGCGGGTAGCATCGGTGAGGGACCGTATCCCTGCTCGATCGGGACGGTGGCGGATTCACGCTCAAAGACGAATATCCACCCGCCTGCAACAAGGATGAGAAGAAGGACGACAATGATGATCTTCTTCATGGATGATCTCCCATGCAAGACCGCGCTGGCGTTTTGACCGCTATGGGTTTCAACGCTCCTGATAAATTCGAATGATGGAGCAAGTGCCCCAAGGTTCAAGATTTCAACGGCCGCAGCTGTGCTTCTAAAGACCGCATCTTCCATCATGGCGTGTTGAAGAGGAAAAAGACCATATACGAGCGACTTGAGCGACCACGCAGTATGCTTGAGTCTTGAGGCATGTGCGTAACGAGACTGCCTCAAACTTCAGGCCCAGACGGCCCCATTGTACGATTGCGGACCTATGAAGTTTATCGGGAACCCCACCGAGTGCGAGGGCATTAATTCCTCCGTAGAAGGAGGACGCCATGCCAACAGTCTCCGTTGCACAGCCTTGCAGCGCTCAGGCAGAAATCATCTCGCTTCTTCCAGCTCTCAAAGCCTTTGCGAGGCGTTTCGAGCGTGTTGAAAGCGACGCCGACGATCTCGTTCAAGAGACGGTCTCCAAGGCGCTTTGTCATATCGAGCAGTTCCAGGACGGCACGAGCCTCAAATCCTGGCTCTTCACGATCATGCGCAATACCTATTGCAGCAGCTACAAGCGCCGCAAGCGCGAACCTGTCGGTTGC from Rhizobium gallicum bv. gallicum R602sp harbors:
- a CDS encoding phosphatidate cytidylyltransferase, producing MNDARSDLITLVLGIFAVLIFASLVGYVLHRRLSPDGSNSAVENLNARIKAWWIMVIFIGVAFLAGRAGVIILFAFCSFAALREFITLTNTKRADHWALASAFFVVLPIQYYLLWAEEYGIYSIFVPVYAFLLMPIISVLRGDTERFLIRIAEVQWALMICVFCASHVPALLTLNIPGYEERNVLLIAFLVIVVQLSDVLQYVWGKLFGRTKIAPKLSPSKTVEGFAGGVASATLIGASLWWITPFTPLQAGLLSLVITLMGFFGGLVMSAIKRDRGVKDWGNLIEGHGGLIDRLDSVVFSAPIFFHLVRYWWSLT
- a CDS encoding PQQ-dependent sugar dehydrogenase, giving the protein MKKIIIVVLLLILVAGGWIFVFERESATVPIEQGYGPSPMLPAPNPTLIPTVNVAEAASWPEGATPKAAEGLKVEAFARGLDHPRWIHVLPNGDVLVAESNKPPKGEDAGFSIRGWFEGVLMRRAGAEVKSANRITLLRDADKDGAAETSTVFLKDLNSPFGMAYSKDTLYVANTDAVMAFPYKQGETVITAPGAKIADLPAGPINQHWTKDLIASPDGTKLYATVGSNSNVGENGMDAEKNRASILEIDLATKGVRVFASGLRNPNGLAWQPRTGALWVAVNERDELGSDLVPDYMTSVKEGGFYGWPYSYFGQHIDSRAKPQNPEMVASAIVPDYALGPHTASLGLTFNTSNLFGPDYVGGAFVGQHGSWNRKPRSGYKVIFVPFVDGKPSGPPRDVLTGFVGADDKAFGRPVGVAIDIKGALLVADDVGNTIWRVSPASAQ
- a CDS encoding lysophospholipid acyltransferase family protein: MEGLIAKPVAIAIVLFARAITAVRAIWANDGLPPRRCVYFANHSSHGDFILIWTVLPPRLRGQARPVAGADYWLRSPLTTFIGREVFNAVLIERDRERRTQDPVEQMAAAIDAGSSLILFPEGTRNQTDEPLLPFKSGLFHLAAARPGIDLVPVWINNLNRVMPKGEIVPIPLICTVTFGSPIRLEPGETKDGFLARARAALISLSPRHSGGSE
- a CDS encoding CDP-alcohol phosphatidyltransferase family protein; translated protein: MTDTEDRRPLNSRNSWWAKAIAQKIAARSVTPNQISQASIAAAFIAGLLFFVAGRDASYSRMVLLALAAFFCQVRLLCNLFDGMVAVEGGKAEADGPFWNEFPDRAADMLIFAGIGLGIGHPGLGWAAAAFAVLTAYVRELGRATGHGSDFSGPMAKQHRMAVVTVAAVVSIGEPYWDLHNHVLWLGLWIVLLGAAATAVRRSLRLIRSMKTPL
- a CDS encoding hemolysin family protein, which produces MFLEIIIVVLLTILNGVLAMSELAVVSSRPARLRVLADHGSGGAAQAIKLAEHPGRFLSTVQIGITLVGVLSGAFSGATLGGRLSAWLSAQGASPAVSDALGVGTVVVAITYLSLIIGELVPKQIALREPEVVASKVAPAMALLSKLALPLVWLLDASGKLVLTLLGQSGKGSEGVTDEEIKTVLAEAQSAGVIESEESAMISGVMRLADRTARALMTPRRDVEVVDIEDSIEDIRKQLHQTRRSRLPVRRNSSDEVLGVLFVKDFYDALDAHGHADIQSLAHEVPVISDLSTATHVIQAIRKSPVHMVLVYDEYGHFEGIVSSGDIMEAIMGALQEGPTDEQAIVRRGDGSYLVSGWTPIDEFAEFMNFKLADDIEFQTVAGLVLEELKHLPDLGESFVKDGWRFEVIDLDGRRVDKILLSPEPVEGEEPTA
- a CDS encoding LysE family translocator yields the protein MPELASLLAFALIALGMVLTPGPNMIYLVSRSICQGQAAGLISLGGVALGFVVYMLSAALGITALVFAVPLAYDALRLAGAAYLAWLAWNALKPGGRSAFHVRDLPRDTNRKLFAMGFVTSLLNPKIAMLYLSLLPQFVNPQVGSVFVQSIAFGFTQIAISVSVNALIALFAGSIALFLGERPVFMRAQRMLMATVLGGLAVRMALESRR
- a CDS encoding carbohydrate ABC transporter permease, yielding MADVALSKPGAPMRGLLFARRGRNRLDVTDWLTYGFLVLGLLIMFTPVAWVVLSSFKTQANLQEFPPSLLPYSSETAAVEGFEQPLPLFDVTLKDGTKARLAQIRRVGRNAQMINPDNPGAGRVTVAVTDAVPVRKVRLATENYSNLVASSGQAMGRYVYNSLFITTVATIITLVMNSMAAFALSKYRFAGSSVALISILSTLMIPATVVLVPTYLIVAELGLVGNLWGVILPTVATPTGVFLLRQYMLTIPDELIEAARMDHASEWRIFWRIVLPLSSPALAVVAIFSILSRWNDFLLPLIVLNRREVYTLQLALNSFQSEFEVRYDLMLAMTTLTALPLACAFIFLQRYITTGIASTGIK
- a CDS encoding ABC transporter ATP-binding protein: MANLVLENVNKSFGTLQVIPDINLDIADGEFVVFVGPSGCGKSTLLRMIAGLEEATGGDIRINGESVIDTPAADRGVAMVFQSYALYPHMTVRQNLSFGLENIRMPKDEIDRRVEAAGKLLQIDTLLDRRPRQLSGGQRQRVAIGRAITRDPKIFLFDEPLSNLDAELRVLMRVEITKLHERLGNTMIYVTHDQIEAMTMADKIVVLRKGVIEQVGAPLDLYNRPHNTFVAGFIGSPRMNLIEGTIGTSTNGTLAFECAGLPALELPLEVGLAAGRKATLGVRPEDFLVGESGWPAEVAVAEQHGANSYLHCTLPNGEPILVHQQGQSRVARGDILNIAPRSGHWHLFDETGLRIKTD
- a CDS encoding DMT family transporter: MKRSAVAVSSNVILTGVLLMLLGDFLFALNDAMGKWLVASFAVGQVLVIRSVGAFIVLGPMIIRQGTRQLFNVEHKGQQVMRVIMTTCDVSLFYAAVAYLPLADVMTFYMAGPIYVAALSHFFLGEKIGWRRWLAVFIGFAGVVVALRPSSAMLSLPSLFGLTGSLAFAVTLVMSRSLRATSDTTLVTWQTIAALIAGIILSIGHWRQATLLDYSGMLLLGVVASCAHLLITRSLKLAPASLLAPLQYTLLIWAIVLGMIFFDDVPDMQILIGAAIIVVAGLFIFHRKNLRDTITPDAVPPDGH